Proteins encoded by one window of Rhodamnia argentea isolate NSW1041297 chromosome 6, ASM2092103v1, whole genome shotgun sequence:
- the LOC115741613 gene encoding uncharacterized protein LOC115741613 isoform X1, with protein sequence MALVTHQFQGSYVAFPPRPLSLSKVLTLKRCYVVGKTDRPLLLKHHILLRVVSPRLSAPRVKCLRISSFKGIAQNDESSGGASGTTSKSSVKLSYLPNESDETIVESPKAQNVPVSYTSEADESIGGSPAIQRLFRKWLTILRTRSPGQLVDEISGEALPPRGVSETGTPVKERSQLIKALWCHFWGLDAAIKIPFMIFAPLYLAINVAYGSEVSKELNPLWILGPVVVALYVKLFRGLWALYLFTFKQTIKLVKNLPVYYLTAYQYIASGKLKEDVRSRVWQPVVDVKNLDYKELSRRKLKELQEWLLERYLDFVESIWPYYCRTIRFLKRANLI encoded by the exons ATGGCATTGGTAACCCATCAATTTCAG GGTTCTTACGTGGCATTTCCCCCAAGACCTTTATCCTTGAGCAAAGTGCTGACCTTAAAGCGATGTTATGTGGTTGGGAAAACAGATAGACCTTTGTTGCTAAAGCATCATATTCTTTTAAG AGTAGTGTCTCCTCGTTTGTCTGCACCAAGAGTCAAATGTCTGAGGATTTCATCCTTTAAAGGAATTGCTCAAAATGATGAATCATCAGGCGGAGCCAGTGGGACAACCTCCAAAAGTTCTGTTAAACTCTCTTACTTACCAAATGAGAGTGATGAGACCATAGTGGAATCACCAAAGGCACAGAATGTGCCAGTTTCTTATACATCTGAAGCAGATGAAAGTATTGGTGGCTCGCCTGCTATCCAAAGATTATTCAGGAAATGGCTGACGATATTGCGCACAAGATCACCTGGTCAGCTAGTTGATGAAATTTCTGGAGAAGCCTTGCCTCCAAGGGGGGTAAGTGAAACTGGGACGCCAGTAAAGGAAAGGAGTCAGCTTATAAAAGCATTGTGGTGCCATTTTTGGGGTCTGGATGCGGCAATAAAGATTCCCTTCATGATATT CGCTCCGTTGTACCTGGCTATTAATGTGGCCTATGGGAGTGAAGTCTCAAAGGAGTTGAACCCTTTGTGGATCCTGGGGCCAGTTGTTGTCGCCCTCTATGTCAAGTTGTTCCGAGGATTGTGGGCACTTTATTTGTTCACTTTCAAGCAGACAATTAAACTAGTTAAGAACTTGCCTGTGTACTACCTCACCGCCTATCAGTATATTGCAAGCGGCAAGCTAAAGGAAGACGTACGTTCTCGTGTCTGGCAACCTGTGGTGGATGTAAAGAACTTGGACTACAAGGAGCTTTCTAGAAGGAAACTGAAAGAACTGCAAGAGTGGTTGCTGGAGAGGTATTTGGATTTTGTTGAGTCGATATGGCCATATTACTGTAGAACAATTAGATTCTTAAAGAGGGCTAATCTCATTTAA
- the LOC115741613 gene encoding uncharacterized protein LOC115741613 isoform X2: MALAAHPFQGSYAAFPPRPLSLSKVLTLKWCYVIGKTDKPSSLKHQILLRVVSPRLSAPRVKCLRISSFKGIAQNDESSGGASGTTSKSSVKLSYLPNESDETIVESPKAQNVPVSYTSEADESIGGSPAIQRLFRKWLTILRTRSPGQLVDEISGEALPPRGVSETGTPVKERSQLIKALWCHFWGLDAAIKIPFMIFAPLYLAINVAYGSEVSKELNPLWILGPVVVALYVKLFRGLWALYLFTFKQTIKLVKNLPVYYLTAYQYIASGKLKEDVRSRVWQPVVDVKNLDYKELSRRKLKELQEWLLERYLDFVESIWPYYCRTIRFLKRANLI, translated from the exons ATGGCATTGGCAGCCCATCCATTTCAG GGTTCCTATGCGGCATTTCCGCCGAGACCTTTATCCTTGAGCAAAGTGCTGACACTAAAGTGGTGTTATGTGATTGGGAAAACGGATAAACCTTCATCCCTAAAGCATCAGATTCTTTTA AGAGTAGTGTCTCCTCGTTTGTCTGCACCAAGAGTCAAATGTCTGAGGATTTCATCCTTTAAAGGAATTGCTCAAAATGATGAATCATCAGGCGGAGCCAGTGGGACAACCTCCAAAAGTTCTGTTAAACTCTCTTACTTACCAAATGAGAGTGATGAGACCATAGTGGAATCACCAAAGGCACAGAATGTGCCAGTTTCTTATACATCTGAAGCAGATGAAAGTATTGGTGGCTCGCCTGCTATCCAAAGATTATTCAGGAAATGGCTGACGATATTGCGCACAAGATCACCTGGTCAGCTAGTTGATGAAATTTCTGGAGAAGCCTTGCCTCCAAGGGGGGTAAGTGAAACTGGGACGCCAGTAAAGGAAAGGAGTCAGCTTATAAAAGCATTGTGGTGCCATTTTTGGGGTCTGGATGCGGCAATAAAGATTCCCTTCATGATATT CGCTCCGTTGTACCTGGCTATTAATGTGGCCTATGGGAGTGAAGTCTCAAAGGAGTTGAACCCTTTGTGGATCCTGGGGCCAGTTGTTGTCGCCCTCTATGTCAAGTTGTTCCGAGGATTGTGGGCACTTTATTTGTTCACTTTCAAGCAGACAATTAAACTAGTTAAGAACTTGCCTGTGTACTACCTCACCGCCTATCAGTATATTGCAAGCGGCAAGCTAAAGGAAGACGTACGTTCTCGTGTCTGGCAACCTGTGGTGGATGTAAAGAACTTGGACTACAAGGAGCTTTCTAGAAGGAAACTGAAAGAACTGCAAGAGTGGTTGCTGGAGAGGTATTTGGATTTTGTTGAGTCGATATGGCCATATTACTGTAGAACAATTAGATTCTTAAAGAGGGCTAATCTCATTTAA
- the LOC115741613 gene encoding uncharacterized protein LOC115741613 isoform X3 translates to MALVTHQFQGSYVAFPPRPLSLSKVLTLKRCYVVGKTDRPLLLKHHILLRVKCLRISSFKGIAQNDESSGGASGTTSKSSVKLSYLPNESDETIVESPKAQNVPVSYTSEADESIGGSPAIQRLFRKWLTILRTRSPGQLVDEISGEALPPRGVSETGTPVKERSQLIKALWCHFWGLDAAIKIPFMIFAPLYLAINVAYGSEVSKELNPLWILGPVVVALYVKLFRGLWALYLFTFKQTIKLVKNLPVYYLTAYQYIASGKLKEDVRSRVWQPVVDVKNLDYKELSRRKLKELQEWLLERYLDFVESIWPYYCRTIRFLKRANLI, encoded by the exons ATGGCATTGGTAACCCATCAATTTCAG GGTTCTTACGTGGCATTTCCCCCAAGACCTTTATCCTTGAGCAAAGTGCTGACCTTAAAGCGATGTTATGTGGTTGGGAAAACAGATAGACCTTTGTTGCTAAAGCATCATATTCTTTTAAG AGTCAAATGTCTGAGGATTTCATCCTTTAAAGGAATTGCTCAAAATGATGAATCATCAGGCGGAGCCAGTGGGACAACCTCCAAAAGTTCTGTTAAACTCTCTTACTTACCAAATGAGAGTGATGAGACCATAGTGGAATCACCAAAGGCACAGAATGTGCCAGTTTCTTATACATCTGAAGCAGATGAAAGTATTGGTGGCTCGCCTGCTATCCAAAGATTATTCAGGAAATGGCTGACGATATTGCGCACAAGATCACCTGGTCAGCTAGTTGATGAAATTTCTGGAGAAGCCTTGCCTCCAAGGGGGGTAAGTGAAACTGGGACGCCAGTAAAGGAAAGGAGTCAGCTTATAAAAGCATTGTGGTGCCATTTTTGGGGTCTGGATGCGGCAATAAAGATTCCCTTCATGATATT CGCTCCGTTGTACCTGGCTATTAATGTGGCCTATGGGAGTGAAGTCTCAAAGGAGTTGAACCCTTTGTGGATCCTGGGGCCAGTTGTTGTCGCCCTCTATGTCAAGTTGTTCCGAGGATTGTGGGCACTTTATTTGTTCACTTTCAAGCAGACAATTAAACTAGTTAAGAACTTGCCTGTGTACTACCTCACCGCCTATCAGTATATTGCAAGCGGCAAGCTAAAGGAAGACGTACGTTCTCGTGTCTGGCAACCTGTGGTGGATGTAAAGAACTTGGACTACAAGGAGCTTTCTAGAAGGAAACTGAAAGAACTGCAAGAGTGGTTGCTGGAGAGGTATTTGGATTTTGTTGAGTCGATATGGCCATATTACTGTAGAACAATTAGATTCTTAAAGAGGGCTAATCTCATTTAA